The Pseudanabaena sp. PCC 6802 genomic interval TTTTTTATCCCAACTCGCACTTAATAGTAGGGTTTTGGAATTGGGTAAAAAAGCAATGCAGGAAACCGACCAACTATGCCCGGATAGATTGCGTAGCAATTGATGGGTTTTTAAGTCCCAAATCTTAATATCTTTGCCATCGCCAGCACTGGCTAGAATGCTGGCATCGGCATTAAAAGCCACGGATTTAATCGCCCAATTGTGCCCCTTTAAACTATGCTTTAACTCCCAATTATCAGTTTGCCAAATCTTCACTATGCGGTCTTGAGATGCACTTGCCAATAGAGGCGATCCGATCGCAAATTGCACGTCAGTTACGGCTAAGCTATGTGCTGCTAAAGTGGTAATTAGCTCTTTAGTTTGGCGATCCCAAATTCTTATTTTTTTATCAATATGAGCGCTGGCTAGCATGGGAAGACCAGGATGAAGGGCGATCACAGCTACTCCACTGCCCGTGTCTAATTCGTGGACGATATCGCTATCTGCATTGCGACCGCCGTTCCAACGCCAGAAATAGATCTTACCTTTACGATCGCCACTAATTAAGATATTGGTATTTGGAACGAATTTAATATCTGCGATCTGCCCCTGATGCCCGTATAGATTTACAATCCTGTCCCCTGTTTCTACTTCCGAGATCGAGATCTTTTTGTCCTCACCACCACTGGCGATAAACTTGCCATCGTCGCTATAATCAATGCAATTCAGTCCTGCGAAAAGTTCCTCGTCAGCGCGCAGAAACTTCTGACAGGTCCAGGTATATTCGAGTGCGTCCTGGTGCCTTTTCTTGCGAGCGATCGCGCTTTCCCAATCTGTGACGCTACATCCCATCATGCGTAAAACATCTGACGGAGAGCGCAGCCTTCGATCGAGATCTGGGACAATTAACTTATCGATTAACTCGCCTAATCTCTCGCGGCGATCGCTATTTACTTCTGCTTTGCTAATTTGCCAATTATCCCGCCATACCCAGCTACGATCGATCGTATTGAAGACATCGAAGGGGCGCAATCCTGTCAACAGATATACACAAACTAAACCCAAACTATAAAGATCGCTCGCAAAACACACTGTCCCTTCCAAACTTTCTGGCGCTGAAAATTCAGCAGAACCAGAGTATATATCCAGAGAAGTATCAGACTGAATATTGCGATCGCCTTTAACTTTGGTTAAGCTCATCCAATCCACTAAAATAAACTTATTTAGCTTATCTGAATAAATAATATTTTGCGGTTCGATTTCTCGATGAATTAACTTGTAACTGTGCAGATGATGTAGAACGGGCAGGATATTGAGGAGAACTTGCCAAACGCGATCGACCGCAAAAGTGCCAGAGCGATTTACCAATGTTTCCAGATTATTACCTTCGATAAATCCTCTTACCAAATAGCAATAACTATCTGTCTCAAAGCTATCGATATAATCGGGAATATCAGGATGCGGTTCGATCTCTTTTAGATAAGTAACGAGGCGGTTGAAATAGTTATTGTAGGGGTTATCTTTGTGAATTTGTCTTAGAATACAAGAATTGGTATTGAGGCGATCGCTGACTCGAAAAACCTGACTGCGATTATTTTTATGTAAAATCGCGATCGCTTGATAGCGATCTTTCAGACTTAAAGCAGCTCCGCAGTTGTGGCAAAACTGAGAGTCATTATCTCGATTAATTTGCAAACAATTGGGATTGAAACAGTATACCCTTGGCATGATTATATTGAAAATTATTCTGAGAAAAAAGGAATCTGTTATCGCCGCCTATTTCGATGTCCTGCTAGTTTCTGCCACATTTGACGGATTGTAGTTATGAATGAAGATATACATTTCAAAAAAACTTGAGAACCTTTAGGCTGACTGCTAATTGTGCGATCTTTACTTGCTGGCACCTGCTTTGGGGGAATAGATCGAGCAGGAGGCGAAACGGGCATCACGATGATTGAAGGATTAGAAGCTGATAGTTGGAGATCGGCGATCCGATCGACAATGCCATATTGTAGGGCTTCTTGAGCAGATAGAAAAAAGTGTTGTTCCGTATCCCGTTCAATCTTCTGCACTGGCTGCCCCGTGTGTCGAGCCATAATCCCATTTAATGTTTGCCTAATTTTACAAAGTTCTACAGTCTGCGCATCTAATTCAGGGCTGTTATTAACTCCTACTGAAGGCGGACAAAGCATAATCCTACTATGAGCGAGCGCCAGCCTTTTTCCCTTTGCACCTGCTGCCAATAACAAGCCAGCTATTCCTCCCGCAAATTCAATACAAACTGTTGCAACATCAGCTTGAATACTCTCAATTGTGTCGTAAATTGCCATGCCTGCTGAAACCGACCCACCAGAAGAATTAATATAGAGATAAATATCTGCGTTCGCATCTTCGGAGTCCAAATACAGTAATTGCGCTACAGCAGCAATAGCCGTTTCGTTTGTTATCTCTTCTCGCAAAACAACAATCCGTTTTTGGACTAGATCGTTATAAAATTCTTCATTCTGGTTCAGGAAATCATTTGAATTATCCATTTCAATCTCGATCTCTCCTTAGTATCTTGAGGTTATATAGCGGTTTTCAGATGAAAGCGAGAAGGGGGTTTGGGGGCGTTGCCCCCAAGAAGGGGTGGAACCCCTTCACCCCGTTAATAAAACCTGTTCTCAATTGAAAAACGCTATAACTGACTTTACGTGGAAGATTCTGGAGTCCTCACCCCTCCGCGTAACATCAGGTTATAACAGTAGAGTGGGGGTGGGCAATGGGTACATCTCAAGTTTGCAGGCTCATAACCCCACCCATCCTCCCCTTGACAAGGGGAGGTACCGGAGGTGGAGGGGTAACTGCAAAACTGGAATGCTCCCTGGGCAATGCCCTGTTATCTATAATCCCCTATAAATCCTTGGGAGGAACGATACTTGCCAAAGGATTATCTAATACAGGTTTCTTAGTTGCTACAGGTTTTTCCTCTTTAACACTATTTGCACTCTTCAAACCAGGTACCCCCGGTTGTTGCAATTGATTTTTTAGCAACATTGCCAACAAACCATCCAATAAACCACCGCCATTTGCACTGCCGCTTACCGATACATCGGGGACGACGCGAACCTGGCGATCGCCGATTACCTGCATCAACTGAAGCACAGTATAGGCTTGAGACCCCAATGCCGTCACCCCCGCTTTGTAGGCGGCTGCCTTAGCTTCCCCAGTAAGGCGGATTGCCTCTGCCTCGCCATTTGCCTCCTTGATCTTAGAACTGGCCGCCAACTCTGAGATGCGCACGCCTTGTTCTGCTTTAACTACCTCCTGTTGGATATCTGCTAGCGCAGTTTCCCTCACTAACTCCTGTCGTTGGGTTTGCGCCGTACGCTGCACTTCGTAGGTCTTTTGTTGTTCTTCGGCGATTTTTCTTTGCGTCAAAGTCTGCATCAATTCTGGTGGCGGCGTAATCAACCCGATTAAAGTATCCACCGCCTGCACGTCATAGGCACGCAAAGCCAACCGCACGTATTCTGCTGCCTCTGCTTGTCTCTGACTGCGTTCCGTCAAGAAATCGAGAATCGTGTATTCCTGCGCCGAGTTACGGAAATAGTTAGCGATAATCGGGCGCAGAACGTGATCGACAACATTTTGCATCGAACCCAGACGAGAAATTACCTTTGGTGCATCTAACGCGCCGATATGGATGATTTGGAATACCTCTAAATCGTACGTGAATCCATCAAAAGACAGTAGCTTCAACGCCGTTAGTTTGGAATCGTAACCGTGTTCCCCTGTAATGCGTTCCGAGAAATTTAACACGATATTCGTGGTTGGCACCAATTCCACTCCCATAATCCGCGTATTCAGAGGATGCTTGCCCGGATATAGAGGTGTTACCCAAACTCCTTTATGACCGGGGTTAACCAGCGAACCGTGGGTAAATGCTTCGCCACTAATATCTTCGGTAGTTTTGCCCACAAAGGAAATGACTACCCCCACATAACCGATGGGAATTTCTGTCATCCTTACCTGTTCGACTTGTGCAAACCAGGGATTGAGATTCCACGAACCCGATAGAATGACTTGCTCTTGTAAGCCCCTTCTGCCGCCGCCATTAATAAATTTTTGAGCGTTTTGGAAATTGTCGTGACCCGGAATCACGGGGCCAGCTATTTCTCCTTCTTCGATCGCCAAACCATCCAAAGTCGTAACGATACCTACCGTGTTTGGGTCTACTGTATGCACTTTGAGATCGTTGGGGTGCATTCCTTGTTTGCTAGCAGTTGTCGCCGTGATAATCGTGAATAATCCGGTGTTAATGCGATACATACCTGCGGTGAGAATGCCTAGCTGTCGTCCCTTCTCGCCACCGTTGACTAAAAATTTGTGTGCGTCTTGAAAATCGTCGCAGGGAACGACCTTACCTAATATCCTCTCCGGTGGGATGGTGGCACCGTCATTGGCAACTACAAGGCCGATTTCTCCTTGAGGGATAATGCAAACAGATTCCTTTTTGATGCCATATTGCCAGGGCCAAAAGCCCCAGTGCCAACCTGGTGGTAGGGTACTGGCCTGCAAACCACCTTCTCCGTGCAAGGCAATTAATCTGCCAGCGGGTAAGCTTTTGCTGGCAAATTTCTTGGTGACGATCCCAACTTCTTTTTCCCCAATCACAACTAAACCCAAAATCTGGCAGATTTGAGGAAAGAAAATCAAGCAAATAACTACGCCAGCAACGGGGATCAGCCAGGTAGATATATCCGCCTTGACAATCTGTGGTTGAGATTCAATCTTTGATGTTGTTTCTGGGGTGGATAGCGCAGTGATGAGTTCGCTGTGGGTAACGGTTCGAGATTGTTTAACTGGTAGTTCTTTGGCTGCGGCAACATTTCCCGACAGCATGATTCCAGCCGCAAGTAATGAGGTAACAGACAAACCCCGACTGAGTTTGCCACCTAGCAACTTATTCTTCGTGCTTCTCATAGTTGTTATTCTTTGTATCGAGACGTATCGAAATCGAGATATTGAAACTTCAGCAAAGAAAGACTTTGTTCTCCTATGCTTCACAAAAGTTAATAATCAAAATAGATAGGCATTCAAGAACCTAATGAAGATCTATTAAGCTCGGCTTCTTCAATGTTAAGTGAGATAGATTTTTCTCACTGTCTACACTATTCTAAGCGATCGCTCAGTTTAACTTTTGGAAGAAAGCCTAAATTCAGATTTAATTAATCCTGTGCCGTGAATAACTATGCCTTATGCACGATAATGTTATACGATCGGTTAATCTCCGGTAAGCCTAGCAGTTAAAGGGGGATTGTGCTAAACCATTCTACAAAATATGTCGAGGAAAGGTGAAGTGGGTATTGTGGTTCAGGAAGTGTCAAAAAGCTTTGGCGACTTCCAAGCGGTGGACAACGTTAGTATAGAAGTCAAAAGTGGCTCTTTGGTAGCACTTTTGGGGCCGTCCGGTTCCGGGAAATCTACCTTACTCCGTTTAATTGCGGGGCTAGAAATACCCGATCGCGGCAAGATCTTTTTAACGGGCGAGGATACAACTTTTCAGGATGCCCGCGATCGCAATATTGGGTTTGTGTTTCAGCATTATGCCTTGTTTAAACACATGACCGTGCGCCAGAATATCGCCTTTGGGCTGGAAATCCGCAAGCAGGAAAAGTCAAAAATCCGCAATCGCGTCGATGAGTTACTGGAGTTGGTGCAGCTAAAAGGTATGGGTAACCGCTACCCCTCGCAGCTATCGGGCGGGCAACGGCAGCGGGTGGCATTGGCAAGAGCCTTAGCTGTGGAACCCAAAGTTTTATTGCTGGACGAACCTTTTGGGGCGCTAGATGCCAAGGTGCGGAAGGAATTACGGGCTTGGTTGCGCCGCCTGCACGACGAAGTGCACGTTACCAGCGTCTTTGTTACCCACGATCAAGAAGAGGCGATGGAAGTAGCTGATGCGATCGTGGTGATGAATAAGGGTAAAGTCGAGCAAGTTGGTACGCCAGCGGAAATTTATGACAACCCTGCCACCTCATTTGTGATGAGCTTTATTGGCCCGGTTAATGTTGTACCTGCTAGTACGAATATTTGGGGGAAGAGTAAGCACGCCAACGATCGCGAACATGTCTTTATTCGCCCGCAAGATATTATGATTAAAACACAGGCAACCGATACGACCGTACCGGCTCGTATTAGCCGCCTGATTCATCTAGGCTGGGAAATCCAGGTCGAGCTGGCACTTGATGACGGTCAGGTACTAATGGCTCACCTTACACGCGATCGCTTTGACGAGTTAAAGCTAGAACCGCAGCAGCGCGTGCACGTCCAGCCCAAAGATACCCGCTCGTTCCCTTTAAACTATTCAATTTGAATTGAAGCCCTAGTCTCTAACTCCAAAATCATCTAGAGTTGGGAACATGACTGAATCTGCTCCCTTGAATTTTGCCGATCGGGATTTGAGCGATCGCTCCTTCAAGCACCAGTACTTGAGGGATGCAAATTTTCGTGGGGCGAATATTCGAGGTTGCGACTTTGGTGGGGCGAATTTAATCGGTGCTAACTTTGCCTATGCCAGAGCCGGACTGAGCCGCAAACAAGTAATTACTTTGGTTATCTGTGCCATTGGGTTTGGGATTGCCTACATCGATGCTCTGGTATTCGCACTAATTGGGAGTTTCTCTATGGCTGTGGCGATCGCGCTTTCCACATCGATGCTAGCCGCATTGATCTCGCCATTTACCTTGAGTTTGGGGATCTGTTCCTTAGTAGCTGTATTCGCAAATTTATTCAGTGCCGACAGTGGTTGGGAAGTCTCAACCGCAATCGCGATCGCGTTTGGTTGTGCCGTCGTTCTGACGATTAACCGAACTTTGTTTACCGTGTTTCTTGGCGCGATTGCGTTTAGCCTGCTAATCGCCTTATTTTTCGGGTTTGCTGGGAATTTAGAGCAGACCCTGACCTCTTACCGCGTGGTTACTGTGGGCATTACATTTAGCAGCATTGTTACCCTGACTGTAATGGATGGCGATCGGGATTTCTATGCTGCTAGCGTAGCAGGCAAATTTACGATCGCCGCCGCCGCTGCAGGTAATTGCCTGGTGTTGAGTGCCCTAGCCTTCGCAGTTGCCCGTAAGTGCTTTGATGATGACCTACCACTGGAGGAATTCGGTTATGTATGCTTTGCGATCGCTTCTGCGATCGGCGGGTTGGTACTCTTAGCCAGAGCAGTTAAAAGTATTAATGATGCGATCGGCACGTCGTTTCAAAATGCCGACCTTACTGGCGCGAGATTTGACAAAGCCGTAATGTCCCATACCGATTTTTCTCAAGCCAGATTATCAAAAGTAAGTTGGTCGCGCGCGCGCCTCAGAAAGTGCTTCATGCGCAGTCGATCGAGGGATAACGGGAGCGGGTCGCTAGACCTATAGTTATGATGACGATCGCGAGGCAATTCCCTCAGGAATGCGTACCGCTGCAAGGAAATTGCTTCCTACAGGTAATTTGTTTATGGGAAATCTCCTAAGCAGGCTTGACTGCACCAATCTGTTGGATCTGTTCTTTCATCCAGCTTTCATATAATTCATCGATTAATTGCTGGCGTGTATTTTCATCGAGCTGCGCTGGATAAAATTTCTCTAATCTAATCAGGACAAACCATTCCTCTAATCTGGTGGGCGGCCATAACTGTCCTGGTTGACTAATAGCCAGGGTGCGGGCGATCGCAGGATGCGGTGTAACCAAAGGCGTAGGCCCCACTAAGCCACCCGTTGCAGCTTCGCCGCCTTGAGAATACTGCTTTGCAAGGTCTGCAAACGACTGCTCTTCTTCCTGGATGCGAAAGTAAAGTTCCTGGGCGGTACCCAAGTCCTTGGTACGGATCAGCGAATATAACACCCGATCCAGGGCGGGTTTGCGCGTCATAAAGTACGACTCAACTTTATGTCCAAATTTTTCTTGTTTGAAGCGTGACAGACGAGTTGGACGCATCACGACATCCTCCAGTTGACTGTCCGTCAACCCCTGCACTTGCTGCCAGGACGATCTCGCTTCGGGAGTTTCTAGCTTATTTTGCGTAAAGAACTTTTCTAGCAAATCCTTGCGTTCGGTTTCCGTACATTCATAACTAGCGATCGCCTCATCTATAATTATTCCCCTAATCAGTTGAGGGAGTAATTGATAGCGGCGCAGAAGCCCGATTAATGCCTCTGCCTCAATTTTTTTATTACCAATCTGGAAAATTTCTGCCATAGCCTCATCATTAAACCACAGTACTCAGGCAGTTAATCCAGCCCCGCATACCACTTTTTAGATTACAACTAAATCAAACTAAAAATAATGAGGCAGTTACTACCTACCTCATCCTTCACCACATCTTAAGCCTGCTATATAGCCGTTAAAAAACTGACAGCCAATCCGCTGAATCTGATTGCTTCTTCAAACCACTAAGCAACGATTACAAGATTTAAAGCAGTGAATGAGTGAGGGAATACCGCGAATTGGATCTGGGCGATCTTGGTAAATAATTTGGCGGTACCAGCACCATCCTGGTCGTAGTATAAGCCTCCCTTGTTTGTATCGTAGTAGAAGGAAGAAGTACCAATAGGAGCACCTACAACATCTGCATTTTGACCTTCCACACTGCCAGAATTGGTTGAAAAGAAGAAGCTGGTTGGTGCAGTCCCTGAGCGGTCTTGGCCTGCAACTAGCGAACCACCAAATGCAGCAGCGCTAATCTGAACTACATCAATAACCCCAGAGGTAAAAGTAAAAGCATCAAAGTCAGTAATTGTATCGTATCCACCAGGCTCAAATACGTTTAAGAGGAATGTGTCATAATCCTCAAAACCGCCTCCGGTTAGCGTATCAAAGCCTGCTCCGCCAATCAGCGTATCGCCCTTACCGGAGTTCAACTCTTGAAAGAAGGAGGTTCGCCGATCGCTGCTATCGCCACCATTGATGCTGTCATTACCAGCACCGCCATCCATAACATCATTGCCAGCATTACCAGCCAGGGTGTCGTCGTTGACAGTAGATTGGAGCAGAATGCCATTAGCCGTCGTTGCTACGCCAGCAATAGGGGAGAATGTGTCAGGTGTAGGCGCTCCTACCAGGTTCTTACCCTTGATGTTGGCACCAGGTTGACCTTGACCGACAGTGAAGGTAGACGTACCGCCGTTATCACCCGTGTTGACGGTGTCATTGGTGGTGATGAAGCTACCGTTGATAGCGAATAACTGCGATCCTGGTGCCAGTAGCTGCTCTCTAGTTACACCCACGACCGTGATGGTTTGGTTGGCAGGAGTGCCATCGCTAGCTGTGCCTGCAATTGCAATTACCGCTGCGCCAGCCGAGTTGGTGGTAACCGTTACTGTGGCGTTGCGGTCTAGTTGGGAAATTGAAATCGTGTCGCCAGTAGCGAAGTCAAAGATCGTGTCAGAGCCACCAAAGCCGCCTCTGCTGCGTATCACTTGCTCTGCACCTGTAAACGCCACCAGATCCTGCGGTACGGCGGTAAAGAATTGGAACTGGTCGTTGCCAGATTCTCCAAACATGTCATTATTGCCACTGCCACCAATCAGGGTGTCGTTACCGTCCGCACCCAACATGCGATCGCTCCCGTTACCAGCAATTACCACGTCGTCGCCGATGTCGCCGTTCATGGTGTTGGCATTGGCAACGCTACCGTAGATCGTGTCGTTGCCTTGACCGCCAAACAGAGTGTTTCCACCATTGGTAGAAGCGACTAGCAAGTCTGCGTCCCTATTACCGCCCAAGCTGTCAGCGCTGAAGCCAAAGCGAGCGCCAACGAGGGTGTCGGCACCCTGACCGCCAAACAGGCTGTCGTTGCCGCCTGCGGTTTGGGTTAAGCTATCAGCAAACAGAAGGTCGTTGTCAGCATTACCGTTAAGCGTATCTCTGCCGACGTTACCGATGAGAGTGTCATCGCCTCTGAGACCTCTAGCGTTATCGCCTTCCGTAGTTGCTAAATAACTGTCGTTAGCATTTGTTCCTGTAAAAACTGCCATTAAATTTTGCACTCCTCACGTTTTCAGTTTCTTAAGTTCTTGGTTAAGTGGTGCTTTCCAACTCTAACTATTGCGATAGCTCTTATATTGCTTTAGCAGGCAATTAACCGAACGTTTGTAAGCTTGGCTCGAACTCAGAAACCTCACCACCATACATAAACTAGACATATCACAATAGGCACTAAATAACCGTGCAGGTTTAAGCAATATTCTGCGCAGAAGCAAGTAAACTTGCCAACAAAGACAGTTATGCATCAAAAATGCAGACAAAAAAGAGGCAGTTAGTACCGCCTCTTTTTAACCTGTTAGCTTAGTAACTGATGTTACGCGGAATCCTCATCTCTTTTAACCTGCACGCATCTTTACACATAAGGGTCGCAGGGGCACAGCCCCCGCTCTGGTTTTCTTCCCCTCTCCCTGAGGGAGAGGGGCCAGGGGTGAGGGTTTCAGGATCTTCCGCGTAAGGTGAGTTAGTAACTGAGCGTTAATCCACAATTACCAAACAAGCTTAAACAACAATTACTATGTGAGAAGAAGTAAATGCATTGTTAGGGGTGGAACCCCTTCACCCCAAAAATAAAACCCGTTCTCAAGTGAAAACTGCTATAGCGCGCTGAACCTGGTGAATTATCAATGCTTAACTGTGGCTGTTGAGAATAGATGTTTCTGGCTGTGCAAGGTTCTTTTTATATCTTCGAGAGACTTCTTGTTCGGGATCGATACCTTCAAAGGTTGGTGGCAGCCAGACTCTGAGTACCATCAAACCTCCTAACACCACAAGGAAAACACATGCAGCTAAGACCTGCGTAAAGGTTGTCTCAAGCACGCCTCTTACGATCGTTTCTCGCAAGACAGAAACAATGGAAACTTCTACTGCTACTCCGATCGATACTCGTTGCTCCTGGAGGTAAATAATCAGCAGGCGGAATAATTCCACTAAAATCAGTAATGAGAGAATATCTGCCATTACGGTATGGAACTGGATGGGTGGAATTAAAGAAAGGAACATGGTACCGATTTGCAGCACCATAAAGCTAAATAGTCCGATGCAGAGACAAATCACGATCAGATCTTGAACTAATTCCAATGCCTGCACGATTCGAGGCAAGTGCAACCAACTATCGCGTTTGATTGGTTTGAGGGGAATATCTTGTAGTAAGTTATGCATCTTGCTAATACCAATTCGATAGAGGGCTAGAGGTACCAATCCAAAACAGCATTGATACATCGAAGGTGGCGGGGTGTGTCCCACCACCTGACTGCAATAAACTGTTATTGAAATTGGTATCGATCGTAGCTATAGTCAATAGGCTTAGGACGGGGTGCAGGGATTCCACCCCTGCGTGGGGGCTGCGCCCCCACACCCCTGTAATAACCGATCTATCTACAGCTATAACTTTATGGTCGGGCAACGAGCAGTATTTGTAAAATGCCAATTCCTAAAGGAATATATTAGTATTCCTTATGAGATTGCAGATCTTGTACGCTGCTAAACTTATGTATGAGTTCTCGATCGCCCAGCAACTCGTCAATTAACCCAGCGATCGCTTTGCAGCAACTATCCGGCGATCGCCCCACCTGAAAAGCACTGAATCGCATCACAACCCATCCTGCGTCCAGGAGATATCGATCGAACTCCTCATTTGGTAATAACCCTTGAGGTTCGTCCGTTTCATCTAAGGCGATCGCGATATGAAGATTTGTCTCGGGATCGATGTAAGCAAAATCTAATGTCAAACTCCGATCGGGAAATTCAACCTGGCATCCCACATGAGTTGAGTTAGGAAAATATTGGGTTAATACCCGGGCAAAATCGCTTTTTATTCCACTCAGAGTAATATTCGTAGCATCTTCCACTCTATTGTTAGAGCTTACTTGCTTCAGGAGTTCCAATAACTTTGCTCGTCGATATTCTCTCAGTCGATTGGGGCTGCGAGCTACGGCAACTTTACTCTCATGCTGAGCTTGCTTGCGGGCATAAGTTTCTAGGGAAGTAAAGTATCCAGCCAGGATGCGATTGTATCTTTGCAAGCGCTGCTTGTAGCTCTTAAAGCGCAGGTGTTGATATGTAAAAATAGCTCCTAGACCAATCAGAAGTACAATCGTACCTAAATTCTTGTCAACGCGATAAATGAGAGATGTGCCTGCGATTAAAAGCGCGATTTCAATTACAGCTTTGAAAAAATCAACTGGTTGTGGTTCTGATGCAGAAAGTACAGGCGATCGCTCCGTAAATATCGGCAAAGCAGGCAACTCTGACTGAATTCCTTGCACCTCAGGTGGTATGAGAATGATGGGAAAGCAACTCATAGTTGTCAGATACCGTCCCATTTACTCATAGGTAACCCGATCGGACTTGTAATTTGGTGGCTCTACATGGATAGCGATCCTTACCGGGTCGAAATGCTCGTGGAGAAGATCTTCAACCAATTCTGTAATCTGATGGGCAGACTCCACATCAGTAGGTGCAACAATCATATGCATTTCGATGAATATCTGTCTACCTAACACCCCTCTAGAAGCGATATCGTGACAATTAATTACACCTGGCACCTGACGAGCGATCGCATCAATCGTTTCCGGTGCGATCGCCATCTCATCAACTAGCATCGGCAAGTTACTTGCGATTACTTTCCAACCGCTCCAAAATACCAAAGCAGCAACGGGTAAAGCCAGTACCACATCTATCCACTGCAACCACTTCATGCCGGTCAGTTCGCCGCACCACACCCCTATTAGACCGGCGATCACAATAATCGTAATCCAAACATCGCTCATAGTGTGCTGAGCATCGGCAATCAGAATACTACTACCAATACGATTGCCGACCCGACGCTCGTAGAAGGTAATGATAATATTCATCCCTAAAACCACGATCATCAGCCATAATGCGGGAGCAGAAACATCCACTTTATGTACCGCGCCGCTCGTAACTCGATCTATAACTCCCTTGAGAATTTCCAAGCAGGCCATGCCCAGAAAAGCAGAGATACTTAGTGCGGCGATCGCCTCAAATTTCTGATGTCCGTAGGGATGTTCTCGATCTGGGTAGGGCGAGGCAAATCGGATGGCAACTAAGCCCAGCACGTTATTAAAACTGTCGGTGACGCTATGCAGAGCATCGGCAATGAGGCTGAGCGATCCGGTCCACAGACCTACCACCAGTTTGACTAGCAAAACTAGTATGTTGAGTAGCAAAGTGATCAGTAGTACCCTGCGTACTTGAGGACGTATATCTTCCACTCCGAACCCTAATTAAAAGTCATCATCGTAATTGCTAGCGGCTGCTTGGTCGTCGCGCTTGGAGCCTAGTAAATCTAGCTGCTCGACAAAGATAATCGGTTTGGAGCGGTCTTCGCCCGTGGTGCGATCCTGCCAGCGATCGAATTTCAGCGATCCTGTAATCCCAATCAGGCTTCCTTTTTTAACATAGTTGGCAGCTATCTCAGCGGTCTTGCCCCAAATCTCCAGATCGAACCAATCCGGCGGTTCGTCGCGATTGCTAGTCCGGCGATTGACCGCCAGGGTAAACGTACATTTTTGCGAACCGGACTCAAAATATTTGACTTCAGGATCTCTACCTGCGCGACCGACCAAATTAATTTTATTTAGTGACATAGTCTCAAGTTTATTGCTTTATTGACGACTCCCCGTCCTAAAGGCGCGGGGATTC includes:
- a CDS encoding pentapeptide repeat-containing protein; the protein is MTESAPLNFADRDLSDRSFKHQYLRDANFRGANIRGCDFGGANLIGANFAYARAGLSRKQVITLVICAIGFGIAYIDALVFALIGSFSMAVAIALSTSMLAALISPFTLSLGICSLVAVFANLFSADSGWEVSTAIAIAFGCAVVLTINRTLFTVFLGAIAFSLLIALFFGFAGNLEQTLTSYRVVTVGITFSSIVTLTVMDGDRDFYAASVAGKFTIAAAAAGNCLVLSALAFAVARKCFDDDLPLEEFGYVCFAIASAIGGLVLLARAVKSINDAIGTSFQNADLTGARFDKAVMSHTDFSQARLSKVSWSRARLRKCFMRSRSRDNGSGSLDL
- a CDS encoding peptidylprolyl isomerase encodes the protein MAEIFQIGNKKIEAEALIGLLRRYQLLPQLIRGIIIDEAIASYECTETERKDLLEKFFTQNKLETPEARSSWQQVQGLTDSQLEDVVMRPTRLSRFKQEKFGHKVESYFMTRKPALDRVLYSLIRTKDLGTAQELYFRIQEEEQSFADLAKQYSQGGEAATGGLVGPTPLVTPHPAIARTLAISQPGQLWPPTRLEEWFVLIRLEKFYPAQLDENTRQQLIDELYESWMKEQIQQIGAVKPA
- a CDS encoding calcium-binding protein; its protein translation is MAVFTGTNANDSYLATTEGDNARGLRGDDTLIGNVGRDTLNGNADNDLLFADSLTQTAGGNDSLFGGQGADTLVGARFGFSADSLGGNRDADLLVASTNGGNTLFGGQGNDTIYGSVANANTMNGDIGDDVVIAGNGSDRMLGADGNDTLIGGSGNNDMFGESGNDQFQFFTAVPQDLVAFTGAEQVIRSRGGFGGSDTIFDFATGDTISISQLDRNATVTVTTNSAGAAVIAIAGTASDGTPANQTITVVGVTREQLLAPGSQLFAINGSFITTNDTVNTGDNGGTSTFTVGQGQPGANIKGKNLVGAPTPDTFSPIAGVATTANGILLQSTVNDDTLAGNAGNDVMDGGAGNDSINGGDSSDRRTSFFQELNSGKGDTLIGGAGFDTLTGGGFEDYDTFLLNVFEPGGYDTITDFDAFTFTSGVIDVVQISAAAFGGSLVAGQDRSGTAPTSFFFSTNSGSVEGQNADVVGAPIGTSSFYYDTNKGGLYYDQDGAGTAKLFTKIAQIQFAVFPHSFTALNLVIVA
- a CDS encoding phosphate-starvation-inducible PsiE family protein, which produces MHNLLQDIPLKPIKRDSWLHLPRIVQALELVQDLIVICLCIGLFSFMVLQIGTMFLSLIPPIQFHTVMADILSLLILVELFRLLIIYLQEQRVSIGVAVEVSIVSVLRETIVRGVLETTFTQVLAACVFLVVLGGLMVLRVWLPPTFEGIDPEQEVSRRYKKNLAQPETSILNSHS
- a CDS encoding cation diffusion facilitator family transporter; the protein is MEDIRPQVRRVLLITLLLNILVLLVKLVVGLWTGSLSLIADALHSVTDSFNNVLGLVAIRFASPYPDREHPYGHQKFEAIAALSISAFLGMACLEILKGVIDRVTSGAVHKVDVSAPALWLMIVVLGMNIIITFYERRVGNRIGSSILIADAQHTMSDVWITIIVIAGLIGVWCGELTGMKWLQWIDVVLALPVAALVFWSGWKVIASNLPMLVDEMAIAPETIDAIARQVPGVINCHDIASRGVLGRQIFIEMHMIVAPTDVESAHQITELVEDLLHEHFDPVRIAIHVEPPNYKSDRVTYE
- a CDS encoding single-stranded DNA-binding protein; this translates as MSLNKINLVGRAGRDPEVKYFESGSQKCTFTLAVNRRTSNRDEPPDWFDLEIWGKTAEIAANYVKKGSLIGITGSLKFDRWQDRTTGEDRSKPIIFVEQLDLLGSKRDDQAAASNYDDDF